The following proteins come from a genomic window of Desulfonatronum thioautotrophicum:
- a CDS encoding DUF6883 domain-containing protein — MKNGANPLKLSDIADSIRIDPRKLTQYALNPDSPLGRHKAVLFEKVLGFTQDNHSELLRQLECGAKRSEVSFHGEDTFGKRYTVDILVHGTEGRTAVVRTGWIIPPGIAVAHLATLYVRKKT, encoded by the coding sequence ATGAAGAATGGCGCCAACCCTTTGAAACTGTCAGACATTGCCGATAGTATCCGAATTGATCCTCGGAAACTGACTCAATACGCGCTTAACCCAGATTCTCCGCTCGGACGGCACAAAGCCGTACTTTTTGAAAAAGTACTCGGCTTTACGCAAGACAACCATTCAGAACTGCTGCGTCAGCTTGAGTGCGGGGCAAAGCGATCGGAGGTTTCCTTTCACGGTGAGGACACATTTGGGAAACGCTACACCGTTGACATTCTGGTGCATGGCACGGAAGGTCGCACTGCCGTCGTGAGAACCGGGTGGATCATCCCTCCTGGAATAGCGGTGGCTCATCTCGCAACACTTTATGTGAGGAAGAAAACATGA
- a CDS encoding helix-hairpin-helix domain-containing protein produces MHPAKVHRGRLHDLTDLPNIGRAMAEDLRLLGVHRPEQLKGLDPLEMYERLQAVTGKRQDPCVLDVFLSVTRFMNGEAPRCWWEYTRERKQMLESFR; encoded by the coding sequence TTGCACCCCGCCAAAGTCCACCGTGGCCGTCTCCACGACCTGACGGACCTGCCCAACATCGGGCGGGCCATGGCTGAGGATCTTCGGCTTTTGGGCGTTCACCGGCCCGAACAGCTCAAAGGCCTGGACCCGCTGGAAATGTATGAACGTCTTCAGGCCGTCACCGGCAAACGACAAGATCCCTGCGTGCTCGACGTGTTTCTCTCCGTGACCCGGTTCATGAACGGCGAAGCGCCCCGGTGCTGGTGGGAATATACGCGGGAGCGCAAGCAAATGCTGGAATCCTTCCGCTGA
- the thrC gene encoding threonine synthase: MTTAHAATPPFPQGPFVTHAVCRICGKSVAPREMGYVCPDHAGELANEGILDLRYDYRAARSAFTPEALVRSPHSLWRYRSLLPLPLDAETPPLAVGWTPLYESPRLAMLLGVARVQIKDETRQPTASLKDRASALAVAQAKSMGLTTVACASTGNAAAALAGMAASMNLECVIFVPASAPQAKVAQLLAFGAQVFTVQGSYDDAFDLCMAACRVRPWYNRNTAYNPFMTEGKKTAAFEIAEQSGWKVPDRIFVGVGDGCIIGGLHKGFADLKALGLTTRLPKLMGVQAAGSDYLHQAWQNNEAPLTKPAIPAHTVADSISAGLPRDRLKALAAVRETHGAFIKVDDPTILQAIPTLAQNTGVFAEPAGAAALAGALTAAQSKPLSPNETICLLITGSGLKDVASAIQACADQNLTPTAISVGSKGLEQVLEGLDAKG; the protein is encoded by the coding sequence ATGACCACGGCTCACGCCGCCACGCCGCCGTTTCCCCAAGGCCCCTTCGTTACCCACGCCGTCTGCCGGATCTGCGGCAAATCCGTCGCCCCTCGGGAAATGGGCTACGTCTGCCCCGACCATGCCGGAGAACTGGCAAACGAGGGCATTCTGGACCTGCGCTACGACTACCGGGCGGCCCGCTCCGCGTTCACCCCGGAAGCCTTGGTCCGGAGCCCGCACAGCCTGTGGCGTTATCGATCCCTCCTGCCCCTGCCTCTGGACGCGGAGACGCCGCCTCTGGCTGTCGGCTGGACGCCTCTTTACGAGTCCCCGCGCCTGGCCATGCTGCTGGGTGTGGCCCGGGTGCAGATCAAGGATGAAACCCGCCAGCCCACGGCCTCGCTCAAGGACCGGGCCAGCGCCCTGGCCGTGGCCCAGGCCAAATCCATGGGCCTGACCACCGTGGCCTGCGCCAGTACGGGCAACGCCGCCGCGGCCCTGGCCGGCATGGCCGCGTCCATGAATCTGGAGTGCGTGATCTTCGTCCCGGCCTCGGCACCCCAGGCCAAGGTGGCCCAACTGCTGGCCTTCGGAGCCCAGGTCTTCACCGTGCAGGGCAGCTACGACGACGCCTTTGACCTGTGCATGGCCGCCTGCCGTGTCCGCCCCTGGTACAACCGCAACACCGCCTACAACCCCTTCATGACCGAGGGAAAAAAGACGGCAGCCTTTGAAATCGCCGAACAATCCGGCTGGAAAGTGCCGGACCGGATCTTCGTGGGCGTGGGTGACGGCTGCATCATCGGCGGCCTGCACAAAGGCTTCGCCGACCTCAAGGCCCTGGGCCTGACCACCCGCCTGCCCAAACTGATGGGCGTCCAGGCCGCGGGCAGCGACTACCTCCACCAGGCCTGGCAAAACAACGAAGCCCCCCTGACCAAACCCGCCATCCCTGCCCATACCGTGGCCGACTCCATCTCCGCCGGCCTGCCCCGCGACCGCCTCAAGGCCCTGGCCGCGGTCCGGGAAACCCACGGCGCGTTCATCAAGGTGGACGACCCAACCATCCTCCAAGCCATCCCCACCCTGGCCCAAAACACCGGCGTCTTCGCCGAACCAGCCGGAGCCGCGGCCCTGGCCGGAGCCCTGACCGCTGCCCAATCCAAACCCCTCTCCCCCAATGAAACCATCTGCCTGCTGATCACCGGCTCCGGCCTCAAAGACGTAGCCTCGGCCATCCAGGCCTGCGCCGACCAGAACCTTACGCCGACGGCGATTTCTGTTGGCTCGAAGGGATTGGAGCAGGTCTTGGAGGGCTTGGATGCAAAGGGTTAG
- a CDS encoding ABC transporter ATP-binding protein, whose product MATQADHADPHGQTGRAGLFVEINDVDLAYGEDAESLAVQGLNLDIREGDFVAVVGPSGCGKSTLLKLVTGLMPPTRGAVFVDGKRVSGTLSFVGMAFQNPTLLPWRNTLRNIMLPLEIVEPHRSRLRKEKAAYLEQARNLLRTVGLAPYESKHPWELSGGMRQRANLCRALIHDPRLLMLDEPFGALDAFTREELWCVLAELRRAKQLTVVLVTHDLREAVFLADTVYVMSSRPGRIVHSRRVDLPGPRTLETCYEPAFVDIVHELRGHIERVRCDGPQGIADVPTA is encoded by the coding sequence ATGGCAACGCAAGCAGACCATGCAGACCCGCACGGCCAAACCGGCCGTGCGGGTCTGTTCGTTGAAATTAACGACGTCGACCTGGCCTACGGGGAAGATGCCGAAAGTCTGGCCGTCCAGGGTCTCAACCTGGACATTCGCGAAGGGGATTTCGTGGCCGTGGTCGGTCCGTCCGGGTGCGGCAAGTCCACCCTGCTCAAGCTGGTCACCGGCCTGATGCCTCCGACCCGTGGGGCGGTCTTCGTGGACGGCAAGCGGGTCAGCGGCACGCTGTCCTTCGTGGGCATGGCCTTCCAAAACCCGACATTGCTGCCCTGGCGCAACACCCTGCGCAACATCATGCTCCCCCTGGAGATCGTGGAGCCGCACCGCAGCCGGCTGCGCAAGGAAAAGGCCGCCTACCTGGAGCAGGCCCGCAATCTGCTGCGTACCGTGGGCCTGGCACCCTATGAATCCAAACACCCCTGGGAACTCTCCGGCGGCATGCGCCAGCGGGCCAATCTCTGTCGCGCCCTGATCCACGATCCCCGCCTGCTGATGCTGGACGAACCCTTTGGAGCCCTGGACGCCTTCACCCGCGAGGAACTCTGGTGCGTGCTGGCCGAACTGCGCCGGGCCAAACAGCTCACTGTGGTCCTGGTAACCCACGACCTGCGAGAGGCCGTGTTCCTGGCGGACACGGTGTACGTGATGAGCAGTCGCCCCGGACGCATCGTCCACAGCCGCCGCGTGGATCTGCCCGGACCACGCACCCTGGAAACCTGCTACGAACCGGCCTTCGTGGACATCGTCCACGAGCTGCGCGGCCACATTGAACGCGTGCGCTGCGACGGCCCTCAAGGAATTGCCGATGTCCCCACTGCGTAA
- a CDS encoding DUF4926 domain-containing protein yields the protein MMPDIGDIIEVVTDIPEKNLRAGVRGAVVHGHGNDVYEIEFINDDGETLDFSALHANQFIVVWRAQTRQWIPVAEQTSALVAGLPDDAARQVLNFARFLSVQSCLAQSQASSHALSAKGPHHTPSAKHPR from the coding sequence ATGATGCCGGATATAGGAGACATCATCGAAGTTGTCACGGATATTCCGGAAAAGAATCTGCGTGCCGGAGTGCGGGGAGCCGTCGTCCATGGTCACGGTAACGATGTTTATGAAATCGAATTCATCAACGACGACGGTGAAACGCTCGACTTTTCGGCTTTGCACGCGAATCAGTTCATTGTCGTGTGGCGAGCCCAAACTCGACAATGGATTCCCGTTGCGGAGCAGACCTCCGCGCTGGTTGCCGGCCTGCCCGATGACGCGGCAAGACAGGTGCTCAATTTTGCTCGCTTTTTATCCGTTCAATCCTGTCTCGCTCAGAGCCAAGCATCCTCACATGCTTTAAGTGCTAAAGGCCCCCATCATACACCTTCAGCCAAGCATCCGAGGTGA
- a CDS encoding KilA-N domain-containing protein: MSKSTEITVLSATVRVQRIEREDFISLTDIAKHKNSDDPRFVIQNWMRTRSSIEFLGIWEILNNPGFNRVVFDTVRSESGSNAFVMTPSKWIELTGAIGILSKAGRYGGTYAHRDIAFEFASWVSVEFKLYLIKEFQRLKEAEQAQLGWDIKRNLAKINYRIHTDAIKANLIPPELTGQQVNLIYANEADVLNMALFGMTAKEWRDANPKKKGNIRDQANAAQLVCLANLENLNALFIREGIEQPERLRKLNRIAIDQMEILTVDRSLNRLEGAVINESSRSVD, encoded by the coding sequence ATGAGTAAAAGCACGGAGATAACTGTTTTAAGTGCAACAGTGCGGGTGCAGCGGATTGAGAGGGAGGATTTTATTTCCCTCACCGATATCGCCAAACACAAGAACTCGGATGATCCCCGTTTCGTTATTCAGAACTGGATGCGCACGCGCTCATCCATTGAGTTTCTGGGAATTTGGGAGATCCTGAACAACCCCGGTTTTAACCGTGTGGTTTTCGACACTGTTAGAAGTGAGTCGGGGAGCAACGCTTTTGTGATGACACCGTCCAAGTGGATAGAGCTAACCGGCGCCATAGGCATTTTATCCAAAGCCGGCCGCTACGGTGGGACGTATGCTCACCGGGACATCGCCTTCGAGTTCGCCTCCTGGGTTTCCGTGGAGTTCAAGCTCTACCTGATCAAGGAGTTCCAGCGGCTCAAGGAGGCCGAGCAGGCGCAATTGGGTTGGGACATCAAACGCAATCTCGCCAAGATCAATTACCGCATCCACACCGATGCCATCAAGGCGAACCTCATCCCGCCGGAATTAACCGGCCAACAGGTCAATCTGATCTATGCCAACGAAGCGGACGTGCTGAACATGGCGCTTTTTGGCATGACGGCCAAAGAGTGGCGGGACGCGAATCCCAAGAAAAAAGGCAACATCCGCGATCAGGCCAACGCAGCCCAGTTGGTCTGCCTGGCCAATCTGGAAAACTTGAACGCGCTGTTCATCAGGGAAGGAATCGAACAACCCGAGCGACTGCGAAAACTGAACCGCATCGCCATCGATCAAATGGAAATCCTGACCGTCGACCGGAGCCTCAATCGGCTGGAAGGTGCAGTCATCAATGAGTCCTCAAGGTCTGTAGATTAA
- a CDS encoding ABC transporter permease: MSPLRKNLERFSPVIVTVAMFVAWEALARLAKIPSYILPPPSEAVMAGYEFAGPISKHALQTLYTTLAGFGLAVVFGLLVGVIIGSSKLLYRAFYPILIGFNSVPKVALVPLLVIWFGIGTVPAIITAFLISFFPVVVNVATGLATIEPELEDVLRVLGASKLTILLKVGIPNSLPYFFASLKIAVTLAFVGSVISETVASNAGIGYLMMSASARFNVPLVFAGLIVIAAMGIGMYAIFAGLEKRTTGWAFRS; this comes from the coding sequence ATGTCCCCACTGCGTAAGAATCTGGAACGCTTTTCCCCGGTGATTGTCACCGTGGCCATGTTCGTGGCCTGGGAAGCCTTAGCCAGGCTGGCCAAAATCCCCAGCTACATCCTGCCTCCGCCCAGCGAGGCCGTGATGGCCGGCTACGAGTTTGCCGGCCCCATTAGCAAGCACGCCTTGCAGACTCTGTACACCACTTTGGCCGGGTTCGGCTTGGCCGTGGTCTTCGGCCTGCTCGTGGGCGTGATCATCGGGTCGTCCAAACTGCTCTACCGGGCCTTTTACCCGATCCTGATCGGCTTCAACTCTGTGCCCAAGGTGGCCCTGGTCCCCCTGCTGGTGATCTGGTTCGGTATCGGTACGGTTCCGGCGATCATCACTGCGTTTTTGATCTCTTTTTTTCCCGTGGTGGTCAACGTGGCTACGGGCCTTGCCACCATCGAGCCGGAACTGGAGGACGTGCTCCGGGTTCTGGGGGCGTCCAAGCTGACCATTCTCCTCAAGGTTGGCATCCCCAACTCCCTGCCCTATTTCTTCGCCTCACTGAAGATCGCCGTGACCCTGGCCTTCGTCGGTTCTGTGATCTCCGAGACCGTGGCCTCCAACGCGGGCATCGGTTACCTGATGATGTCCGCCAGCGCCCGGTTCAACGTGCCCCTGGTCTTTGCCGGACTGATCGTCATTGCGGCCATGGGCATCGGGATGTACGCCATCTTCGCGGGCCTGGAAAAGCGGACCACGGGCTGGGCCTTCCGCAGCTGA
- the xdh gene encoding selenium-dependent xanthine dehydrogenase — protein sequence MDFTLNNSPTTYEGDLERSLLTWLREDRELIAAKDGCSGQAACGACLVEVDGRAAFACATPMRKVAGKRVLTLEGFPENLRRLLGRAFAEKGAVQCGFCTPGFLARTKLLLEQTAEPTIEEVVKAVRPHLCRCTGYVKIVDAILEAARVLRENESPRLDPAPPVLGASPVRYGAFERAVGTQLFTDDLRFPDMLHGALHFSAHPRARVVAIDTSEALAAPGVVRVLTATDVPGERTVGMIVPDWPMYVAPGETTRTVADVLACVVAETREQARAAAALIRVEYEILEPLTDMEQAEQSPIRVHETGNLLAVKTVRRGGDVDEALRGSAFVVTETFHTAPIEHGFLEPECAVALPDPGTGEIHFYTQGQGIYHDRDDVARVLNLPKEKVRATMVDSGGAFGGKEDLTVQHHAALAALLLQAPVKVKLSRPESLRMHPKRHPIRLSYAAGCNAQGRLTALKARILGDTGAYASVGAAVMARAATHATGAYHVPAVDIESRAVFTNNIPNGAMRGFGVNQAVFAMEAMVERLCKAGGFDPWQFRYDNALDQGRMVATGQVLGPGIGLKACLEALREPWERVRKSGRAGLSCGIKNCGIGNGLVEECVAKVEIHKGGRLVLHHGWSEMGQGIHTVAAQFLADTLGIDDLAKITVDSDTRHGAVAGATTASRGTFQLGRAVLDAAYKIKADMTAEGGLEALAGRTYEGRYLCTDTAPGGEPGTFRSHVAYSFAAHLVLLSADGRVQEVVAAHDAGTVVNRQMLEGQIEGGVLMGMGAALSERLRLEGGHLVSDKFRDVGLLRADAMPRITVIAVDNADPEGPRGAKGVGEIGSIPTAPAIAAAFYRYDGLPRRTLPLEPLGEPLDLAAQTNQGDDAWSCY from the coding sequence ATGGACTTCACCCTGAACAACTCCCCAACGACCTACGAAGGCGACCTGGAACGCTCCCTCCTCACCTGGCTGCGGGAGGACAGGGAGCTAATCGCGGCCAAGGACGGTTGTTCCGGTCAGGCGGCCTGCGGGGCCTGCCTGGTTGAAGTGGACGGGCGGGCCGCTTTTGCCTGCGCCACGCCCATGCGCAAGGTGGCCGGAAAGCGCGTCCTGACCCTGGAAGGCTTTCCCGAAAACCTGCGTCGCCTCCTGGGCCGAGCCTTTGCCGAAAAAGGCGCGGTGCAGTGCGGGTTCTGCACGCCGGGCTTTTTGGCCCGGACCAAGCTTTTGCTGGAGCAGACCGCCGAACCCACCATCGAAGAGGTGGTCAAGGCCGTGCGGCCGCACCTGTGCCGGTGTACCGGATACGTAAAGATCGTGGACGCCATTCTGGAGGCGGCCCGCGTTCTTCGTGAAAATGAGTCCCCGCGTTTGGATCCCGCCCCACCCGTGCTCGGCGCCAGTCCCGTCCGCTACGGGGCCTTTGAGCGGGCCGTGGGCACCCAACTGTTTACCGACGACCTGCGCTTTCCAGATATGCTCCACGGGGCGCTGCACTTCAGCGCCCACCCCCGGGCCCGAGTCGTGGCCATCGATACCAGCGAGGCCCTGGCCGCGCCGGGCGTGGTCCGCGTGCTCACCGCGACGGATGTGCCTGGGGAGCGCACCGTGGGGATGATCGTCCCGGACTGGCCCATGTACGTGGCCCCAGGGGAAACCACTCGCACCGTGGCCGACGTACTGGCCTGCGTGGTGGCTGAAACCAGGGAGCAGGCACGGGCCGCTGCCGCGCTGATCCGGGTGGAATACGAAATCCTGGAACCGCTGACCGACATGGAGCAGGCCGAGCAGAGCCCGATCCGGGTCCACGAGACCGGAAATCTGCTGGCCGTAAAGACCGTGCGCCGAGGCGGAGACGTGGACGAGGCCCTGCGCGGCTCCGCCTTCGTGGTCACGGAGACCTTCCACACCGCGCCCATCGAACACGGCTTCCTGGAGCCGGAATGCGCCGTGGCCCTGCCGGACCCGGGCACCGGCGAAATCCATTTTTACACCCAAGGCCAGGGCATCTATCACGACCGGGACGACGTGGCCCGGGTTCTGAACCTGCCCAAGGAGAAAGTCCGGGCGACCATGGTGGACTCCGGCGGAGCCTTTGGCGGCAAGGAGGATCTGACCGTGCAGCACCACGCGGCACTGGCCGCGCTGCTGCTCCAGGCTCCGGTCAAGGTCAAGCTCTCCCGGCCCGAGTCCCTGCGCATGCATCCCAAGCGCCACCCCATACGCCTCAGCTATGCCGCGGGCTGCAACGCCCAAGGCAGGCTTACGGCCCTCAAGGCTCGTATCCTGGGGGATACTGGGGCCTACGCCTCTGTGGGCGCGGCGGTCATGGCCCGGGCCGCCACCCACGCCACCGGAGCGTACCACGTCCCGGCGGTGGACATCGAATCTCGGGCCGTGTTCACCAACAACATCCCCAACGGTGCCATGCGCGGCTTCGGCGTGAACCAGGCCGTCTTTGCCATGGAGGCAATGGTCGAACGGCTGTGCAAGGCTGGCGGATTCGATCCCTGGCAGTTCCGCTACGACAACGCCCTGGATCAGGGCCGGATGGTGGCAACCGGCCAGGTCCTGGGACCGGGCATCGGACTCAAGGCCTGCCTGGAAGCTCTGCGCGAACCCTGGGAGCGGGTCAGGAAATCCGGCCGGGCCGGGCTGTCTTGCGGCATCAAGAACTGCGGCATCGGCAACGGCCTCGTGGAAGAATGCGTGGCCAAGGTCGAAATCCACAAGGGTGGACGGTTGGTTCTGCACCACGGCTGGTCCGAGATGGGCCAGGGCATCCACACCGTGGCCGCCCAGTTCCTGGCCGACACGTTGGGCATCGACGATCTGGCGAAGATCACGGTGGACTCGGACACCCGTCACGGAGCCGTGGCCGGAGCGACCACGGCCAGCCGTGGCACTTTCCAGCTTGGCCGGGCCGTGCTGGACGCAGCCTACAAAATCAAGGCCGACATGACCGCGGAGGGCGGACTGGAGGCCCTGGCCGGGCGGACCTACGAAGGCCGCTACCTCTGCACGGACACCGCCCCGGGCGGCGAGCCGGGCACGTTCCGCAGCCACGTGGCCTACAGCTTCGCGGCCCATCTGGTGCTCCTGTCCGCCGACGGCAGGGTCCAGGAAGTGGTGGCGGCCCACGACGCCGGAACCGTGGTCAACCGCCAGATGCTGGAGGGCCAGATCGAGGGCGGAGTGCTCATGGGCATGGGCGCGGCCCTGTCCGAGCGGCTTCGTCTGGAAGGAGGCCATCTGGTTTCGGACAAGTTCCGGGACGTGGGCCTGCTCAGGGCCGACGCCATGCCCAGGATCACGGTCATCGCCGTGGACAACGCGGACCCGGAAGGCCCACGCGGGGCCAAGGGCGTGGGCGAGATCGGCTCCATTCCCACGGCCCCGGCCATTGCCGCGGCCTTTTACCGCTATGACGGCCTGCCCCGCCGCACCCTGCCCCTGGAGCCTCTGGGAGAACCACTCGACTTGGCCGCCCAGACCAATCAAGGAGACGACGCATGGAGCTGCTACTGA
- a CDS encoding ABC transporter substrate-binding protein, with protein MIKTSFSPWPRILRPLCALCLLLLLAAPVLAQTPLRFTLDWKFEGPIAPYLLAHARGYFAEEGLNVTIDSGTGSAGAVNRVASGAYDVGFADINAMIEFNVNNPEQALKAVLMIYDHPPFAIFAKKESGIQTPTDLAGRTLGAPVFDSPRKTFSAFAQATGLDADAVTWTSMDPPLREPMLLRGQVDAISGFYFTSLLNLENLGIPAEDLTIFLYPDYGVNLYGNAIIISPQLATQPEVVKGFLRAVVRGWAETLEDPAAAIAYVRQRDGLIDVDLETRRLKLAIETSVATEFAADNGMGDVDDERLTKAIAEVVNAFDLPVTPTPETVFDRSFLPEQEIRKIF; from the coding sequence ATGATCAAAACATCGTTCTCGCCCTGGCCCCGAATTCTGCGCCCACTTTGCGCACTCTGCCTGCTTCTCCTGCTGGCCGCTCCAGTTCTGGCCCAGACGCCACTGCGCTTCACCCTGGACTGGAAGTTCGAGGGTCCCATCGCACCCTACCTGCTGGCCCATGCCAGGGGCTACTTCGCCGAGGAAGGCCTGAACGTGACCATCGATTCCGGGACCGGCTCGGCCGGGGCCGTGAACCGGGTCGCCTCCGGAGCCTACGACGTCGGCTTCGCGGATATCAACGCCATGATCGAGTTCAACGTGAACAACCCGGAGCAGGCCCTCAAGGCCGTGCTCATGATCTACGACCATCCTCCCTTCGCCATTTTCGCGAAAAAGGAAAGCGGCATCCAGACTCCGACCGACTTGGCGGGCAGGACCCTGGGTGCGCCCGTCTTCGACTCTCCGCGCAAGACCTTTTCCGCCTTTGCCCAGGCCACCGGCCTGGACGCCGATGCCGTGACCTGGACCTCCATGGATCCGCCCCTGCGCGAGCCCATGTTGCTGCGCGGACAGGTGGACGCCATTTCCGGCTTCTATTTCACCAGCCTGCTTAACCTGGAAAATCTGGGCATTCCCGCCGAGGACCTGACGATTTTTCTCTATCCGGACTACGGCGTAAATCTTTACGGCAACGCCATCATCATTTCCCCACAGCTTGCCACCCAACCGGAAGTGGTCAAGGGCTTTCTGCGCGCCGTGGTCCGCGGCTGGGCCGAAACCCTGGAGGATCCGGCCGCAGCCATTGCCTACGTCCGGCAGCGCGACGGCCTGATTGATGTGGATCTGGAAACCCGGCGATTGAAGCTGGCCATTGAGACGAGTGTGGCCACGGAATTCGCCGCGGACAACGGCATGGGCGACGTGGACGACGAACGTCTGACCAAAGCCATCGCCGAAGTCGTGAATGCCTTCGACCTGCCCGTGACACCCACACCGGAAACCGTTTTCGACCGATCCTTCCTGCCTGAACAGGAAATTCGGAAGATATTCTAA
- a CDS encoding pyridoxal-phosphate dependent enzyme has product MSAAIDLTINQAGLDRAVGRARERGVIIPTFAQMRDPLTIPAAIREKLSGLGLWDLDPLNLFRITWRNQPTASGGGFGGVNHLVLPPELTGAPCRIVVLTGKWFPTGAHKVGAAFGCLVPRLVTGQFDPTTQKAVWPSTGNYCRGGAYDSALLGCSSIAILPEGMSRERFEWLTKVAGEIIKTPGSESNVKEIFDKCHELRASGDDVVIFNQFDEFGNYLWHHEITGPALEEVMTGLTDKPSRIRGLILATGSGGTLAAGDYLKARFPALKIAACEASQCPTLLFNGFGDHRIEGIGDKHVPWVHNVKNTDMILAIDDEAPMQLIRLANEEAGREYLASRGVAPALVEQLDLIGISGWSNIIAAAKFAKWFELGPEDVMTTVATDSMEMYGSRLEELTAERGPFTAADAAVAFERHLLGQGLDNLLELNHWDRKRVHNLKYFTWVEQQGKTYEEIQAQWHDEDYWTGIPRQLEEIDRLIEAFNERVGLLAGLK; this is encoded by the coding sequence ATGTCCGCGGCTATCGATTTGACCATCAACCAAGCCGGTTTGGACCGGGCCGTGGGACGGGCCCGAGAACGCGGCGTCATTATTCCCACTTTTGCCCAAATGCGCGATCCGCTCACCATTCCAGCGGCCATCCGCGAAAAATTGTCCGGCCTCGGCCTTTGGGATCTGGATCCGCTCAACCTGTTCCGGATCACTTGGCGCAACCAACCCACGGCCTCGGGCGGTGGTTTCGGCGGGGTCAACCATCTGGTTCTGCCACCGGAACTGACCGGCGCGCCCTGCCGGATCGTGGTCCTCACCGGCAAATGGTTCCCCACGGGCGCGCACAAGGTCGGCGCGGCCTTTGGCTGTCTGGTTCCTAGGCTGGTCACTGGTCAGTTCGACCCCACCACCCAAAAAGCGGTCTGGCCCTCCACGGGCAACTACTGCCGGGGCGGGGCCTACGACTCGGCCCTGCTGGGCTGTTCCTCCATCGCCATCCTGCCCGAGGGCATGAGCCGGGAGCGCTTCGAATGGCTGACCAAGGTGGCCGGAGAGATCATCAAGACGCCGGGATCGGAATCCAACGTCAAGGAAATCTTCGACAAATGCCATGAGCTGCGCGCTTCCGGCGACGATGTGGTCATTTTCAACCAGTTCGACGAGTTCGGGAACTACCTCTGGCACCACGAGATCACCGGCCCGGCCCTGGAAGAGGTCATGACCGGACTGACGGACAAGCCCTCCCGGATTCGCGGCCTGATCCTGGCCACCGGCTCCGGCGGAACCCTGGCCGCCGGGGACTACCTCAAGGCCCGCTTCCCGGCCCTGAAAATCGCGGCCTGCGAAGCAAGCCAGTGCCCCACCCTGCTCTTCAACGGCTTCGGCGACCACCGCATCGAAGGCATCGGCGACAAGCACGTGCCCTGGGTACACAACGTCAAGAACACGGACATGATCCTGGCCATTGACGACGAGGCCCCCATGCAGCTTATCCGCCTGGCCAACGAAGAGGCCGGACGCGAGTACCTGGCCTCCCGGGGCGTGGCTCCGGCCCTGGTGGAGCAGCTGGACCTGATCGGCATCTCCGGCTGGTCGAACATCATTGCCGCGGCCAAGTTCGCCAAATGGTTCGAACTCGGGCCGGAAGACGTGATGACCACCGTGGCCACGGACTCCATGGAAATGTACGGCAGCCGCCTGGAAGAACTGACCGCCGAGCGCGGTCCCTTCACCGCCGCGGACGCCGCCGTGGCCTTCGAACGCCACCTGCTGGGCCAGGGTCTGGACAACCTCCTGGAGCTGAACCACTGGGACCGCAAACGCGTCCACAACCTGAAATACTTCACCTGGGTCGAGCAACAGGGCAAAACCTACGAGGAAATCCAGGCCCAATGGCACGACGAGGACTACTGGACCGGCATCCCCCGTCAACTGGAGGAAATCGATCGGTTGATCGAGGCGTTCAACGAGCGCGTGGGGTTGTTGGCGGGGCTTAAGTAG